A genome region from Amblyraja radiata isolate CabotCenter1 chromosome 32, sAmbRad1.1.pri, whole genome shotgun sequence includes the following:
- the LOC116991079 gene encoding Golgi-associated plant pathogenesis-related protein 1-like has protein sequence MAEEAELSQFEQESLDAHNHYRKLHATPPLAYNKNMLADCQTWADVLAPRNEMEHSETKNGENIWYKWSSGEMEFTGKDSADAWYEEIKDYDYNNPGFASETGHFTQLLWKDTKEMAIAYSVSGQTAIAVAHYTPAGNITNEGYFTKNVLPLVAPPEEPAVVSVTTGRNQNGNLRVEDEG, from the exons ATGGCTGAGGAGGCAG AACTTTCACAATTCGAGCAGGAGTCATTAGACGCTCACAATCACTACAGAAAGTTGCACGCAACTCCCCCTCTGGCTTACAACAAGAACATGCTTGCTGACTGCCAAACATGGGCTGACGTCCTGGCACCCAGAAATGAAATGGAGCACAGTGAGACGAAAAACGGAGAGAACATCTGGTACAAGTGGAGCTCTGGGGAGATGGAGTTTACAG GCAAGGATTCAGCAGATGCATGGTATGAAGAAATCAAGGACTATGATTACAACAATCCTGGATTTGCCAGTGAAACTG GGCATTTCACCCAGCTGCTGTGGAAGGACACCAAAGAAATGGCCATCGCCTACTCGGTGAGTGGGCAGACAGCAATAGCGGTGGCACATTACACCCCGGCTGGGAACATCACCAACGAGGGGTATTTTACGAAAAATGTCCTGCCCCTCGTCGCCCCTCCAGAGGAGCCTGCAGTCGTGAGCGTGACAACAGGTAGAAACCAAAATGGGAACCTCAGGGTGGAAGACGAGGGATGA